agtgttgtggaattttttcactatcatgaaatctaagttgtctactgctttttataaaacaacttaaatgatgaaatcatagttttacttcttcaaactccctaagatcatatgtaataagcttctcatttttttaaatctagaaaagtcctacaaaatggaagaatcccgttgtgtttcttctttgatttttccaaataaaactctatttatcacacatgtcacatggtaatatggtacgaagtgcaaaaaagaagaacctggtagatatagttggtcgagggaggagggagtagcactgtagtaggttctgtgaggagcggctgttgacctgttgttcctcttcgtattcaaaaggcaattaatGAAACTttaatgagtcgtaattcttataaccttttttaaaaaaaaaaaaaaaaaagatcttatatattctttctttttaaacagtactagtagtttcggtattatccggtacctaattggtatttcagTACTGGTACCGTTAggaatcccgtcccagaaccGTTCTGTCCCAATTATCATTcgataccaaaatcagataccagtatcgtcccatttactaatgggacgaTCCGATACCGAGTTTTAAcgggacggtattgggacggttcccggtttcagtcccaaattgacacccttacatataaatatagcttttcgggtAGCAATAGACCAAATCTCATTCAATGATTTAATATTTCAATGAGTGCCTCTGTGGAGTCTCTGCCCATGATTCCCATCTCACTCCAACCGGCCGGTCTAATGGTCCAAAAAAACAACCGGTTTCCTCCACGGTCTCAAGAAATGGCACCAAAATTAGTACTAATTCGTAATAAGACGAAAAATgtaggggtagttctgtcataaAAATGTGAATAAGCAAGTCGTGTTAACTGTTAACAGACTAGTTTGGTCTCAAGGCAAGCGGAAATACGGAATAGATGAAAACTGTGTTTGACTCGTCTTCATTTGATTCAACATTCCAAGCCCAGGTTTCAGACGCTTCGCTGGTCTCCATTGTTGCAGAGATCTCTGAAAACGAAGGAGTTTTTctttgtctctttctctttgtttaaTTTCTTCGTTTTCTTTAAAAGCtcagttgtttttttttctttttcctctcaaaCAATCCTCAAGAACTCTTCcaattgttattgttattgttattgttattgcCGCTGCCGCTGGATTAGATTTGTATCTCATTGAAAATTTTCTAGATCTAAATTGGTCTCAATATTTGGGTTCCTCCACCTTTTCTTGATCTGGGTTCCTTCCAGATCGGACGAAAACCATGCAAATACAAGGGAAGATGCACTGTTTCCATCAATTTTGGTTCTGggtcttgttttctttcttgatttttcAATCCGGAGATGGGTTTTACCTTCCGGGTAGTTACCCTCACAAATACAGTGTTGGCGACCTGTTATCAGTGAAAGTGAATTCCCTTACTTCCATCGATACTGAGATGCCCTTCAGCTATTATAGTCTCCCATTCTGCAAGCCTACTGAGGGCGTGAAGGACAGTGCGGAAAACCTCGGTGAGCTTCTCATGGGGGATAGGATCGAGAATTCGCCTTACAAGTTTCAGATGTACACCAATGAGACTGAGACCTTTCTCTGCCAAACCGATTCCTTATCTGCTGATGACTTCAAGCTTTTGACGAAGAGGATCGATGAAATGTATCAAGTAAATCTGATTCTAGACAATCTTCCTGCTATTCGGTACACGAAGAAAGAAAGTTATTTCCTCCGATGGACTGGTTACCCTGTGGGGATCAAGGTTCAAGATGTATACTATGTGTTCAACCATTTGAAATTCACAGTTCTGATTCACAAGTATGAGGAGACCAATGTGGCTGGGGTTATGGGGACTGGCGATGCTGCAGAGGTGATTCCCACAGTCGACAAGCCTGGATCAGATGTGCCCGGTTACATGGTTGTCGGGTTCGAGGTGGTTCCCTGCAGTTTCCAGCACAATGCGAACTCAGTGAATAAGATGAAGATGTACGAGAAATACCCATCACCTATTCGATGTGATCCCTCGACCGTTGCAATGGCCGTTAAGCAAGGTCAACCGTTGGTCTTCACCTACGAAGTGTCCTTCGTGGAGAGCGATATCAAGTGGCCTTCGAGATGGGATGCATATCTGAAGATGGAGGGCTCCAAGGTCCACTGGTTCTCGATTCTCAATTCTCTAACGGTGATCACTTTCCTTGCTGGTATTGTGCTCGTGATCTTCTTGAGGACTATTCGAAGAGACCTCGCTCGCTATGAGGAGCTCGACAAGGAAGCTCAGGCCCAGATGAACGAGGAATTATCTGGGTGGAAGCTTGTTGTGGGAGATGTCTTCAGGGCTCCAGACCATAAGGCACTTCTCTGTATAATGGTTGGAGATGGGATTCAGATTCTTGGAATGGCAGTTGTGACAATCTTATTTGCTGCCCTGGGATTCATGTCTCCAGCTTCTCGTGGCACTCTTATTACGGGTATGCTGTTCTTCTATCTGATCCTTGGAATTGCAGCTGGCTATGCTTCTGTGCGCCTTtggaagacgattggatgtggtgaTTACAGGGGTTGGGTTTCAATCTCATGGAAGGCTGCCTGCTTCTTCCCTGGTATTGCCTTTCTGATATTATCCACTTTGAATTTCCTTTTGTGGGGTAGCCACAGTACTGGAGCCATTCCCTTTTCACTGTTTGTTATTCTGATTTTGCTTTGGTTCTGCATATCTGTGCCTCTTACTCTTGTTGGTGGGTACCTTGGAGCTAAGGCACCTCACATTGACTATCCAGTTAGGACCAATCAGATCCCCCGTGAAATCCCAGCTCAGAAATACCCATCTTGGTTGTTGGTTCTTGGAGCAGGGACTCTTCCTTTTGGAACACTCTTCATTGAGCTTTTCTTCATAATGTCCAGCATTTGGATGGGCCGTGTTTACTACGTTTTTGGATTTTTGTTCATTGTTATGATACTCCTTGTGGTAGTCTGTGCTGAAGTGTCCCTAGTCCTCACATACATGCACCTTTGTGTGGAGGattggaggtggtggtggaaaTCCTTCTTTGCTTCGGGTTCTGTTGCCATCTACATTTTCTTGTACTCCATTAATTATCTCATATTCGATCTTAAAAGTCTGAGCGGCCCTGTCTCAGCTACCCTTTACCTTGGTTACTCACTCTTCATGGTTGTAGCGATTATGTTCGCCACAGGCACAGTTggatttctttcttccttctggTTTGTGCATTACCTGTTCTCTTCAGTGAAACTAGATTGAGCTTCCCCCACTCCAAGAGATGTTTCTCCCAAA
This window of the Telopea speciosissima isolate NSW1024214 ecotype Mountain lineage unplaced genomic scaffold, Tspe_v1 Tspe_v1.0528, whole genome shotgun sequence genome carries:
- the LOC122648177 gene encoding transmembrane 9 superfamily member 11, coding for MQIQGKMHCFHQFWFWVLFSFLIFQSGDGFYLPGSYPHKYSVGDLLSVKVNSLTSIDTEMPFSYYSLPFCKPTEGVKDSAENLGELLMGDRIENSPYKFQMYTNETETFLCQTDSLSADDFKLLTKRIDEMYQVNLILDNLPAIRYTKKESYFLRWTGYPVGIKVQDVYYVFNHLKFTVLIHKYEETNVAGVMGTGDAAEVIPTVDKPGSDVPGYMVVGFEVVPCSFQHNANSVNKMKMYEKYPSPIRCDPSTVAMAVKQGQPLVFTYEVSFVESDIKWPSRWDAYLKMEGSKVHWFSILNSLTVITFLAGIVLVIFLRTIRRDLARYEELDKEAQAQMNEELSGWKLVVGDVFRAPDHKALLCIMVGDGIQILGMAVVTILFAALGFMSPASRGTLITGMLFFYLILGIAAGYASVRLWKTIGCGDYRGWVSISWKAACFFPGIAFLILSTLNFLLWGSHSTGAIPFSLFVILILLWFCISVPLTLVGGYLGAKAPHIDYPVRTNQIPREIPAQKYPSWLLVLGAGTLPFGTLFIELFFIMSSIWMGRVYYVFGFLFIVMILLVVVCAEVSLVLTYMHLCVEDWRWWWKSFFASGSVAIYIFLYSINYLIFDLKSLSGPVSATLYLGYSLFMVVAIMFATGTVGFLSSFWFVHYLFSSVKLD